A portion of the Streptomyces sp. NBC_00376 genome contains these proteins:
- a CDS encoding GntR family transcriptional regulator has product MAESAAVEYRIDRRSGVATYLQIVQQTKQALRLGLLEPGDRLPTAREVVEATAINPNTVLKAYRELEREGLVEARRGLGTFVTRTLGGAAAADDAPLRAELADWTRRARAAGLEKDDVSALFTAVLDRTFEGDQAG; this is encoded by the coding sequence ATGGCAGAGTCCGCAGCAGTCGAGTACCGCATCGACCGGCGCAGCGGCGTCGCCACGTACCTCCAGATCGTCCAGCAGACCAAGCAGGCGCTCCGCCTCGGCCTGCTGGAGCCCGGCGACCGGCTGCCCACCGCGCGCGAGGTCGTCGAAGCCACCGCCATCAACCCGAACACCGTGCTCAAGGCCTACCGGGAGCTGGAGCGCGAGGGCCTGGTCGAGGCCCGGCGCGGGCTCGGCACCTTCGTCACCCGGACCCTCGGCGGCGCGGCGGCCGCCGACGACGCACCGCTGCGCGCCGAACTCGCCGACTGGACCCGCCGGGCCCGCGCGGCCGGGCTGGAGAAGGACGACGTGAGCGCGCTCTTCACCGCCGTACTGGACAGGACTTTCGAGGGGGATCAGGCCGGATGA
- the mshD gene encoding mycothiol synthase, with protein MTTDAPLPAPGREIRTLDELSPEQADAVSDLLAEAARSDGRQAVSEQGRLQLRGGQRAGVRHLLLTSGLVLVGYAQLEDTDPVEAPAAELVVHPAYRGQGHGRALGAALLAATGKRLRVWAHGGKSAARHLAQVLGLSLFRELRQLRRPLAPLDIAEPVLPPGVTIRTFVPGEDDAAWLAVNRAAFAHHPEQGSLTQRDLDDRKAEPWFDPKGFFLAERDGELIGFHWTKVHAEEQLGEVYVVGIRPDAQGGGLGKALTAIGLRHLAAEALPTAMLYVDADNKAALAVYERMGFATHEVDLMYRTES; from the coding sequence ATGACGACTGACGCACCCCTCCCCGCTCCCGGACGTGAGATCCGGACGCTCGACGAGCTCTCCCCCGAGCAGGCGGACGCCGTGTCCGATCTGCTCGCCGAGGCGGCCCGGTCCGACGGCAGGCAGGCCGTCTCCGAGCAGGGGCGGTTGCAGCTTCGGGGCGGGCAGCGGGCGGGGGTCCGGCACCTGCTGCTGACCAGCGGCCTGGTCCTGGTCGGGTACGCGCAGCTGGAGGACACCGACCCCGTCGAGGCTCCGGCCGCCGAGCTGGTCGTGCATCCGGCGTACCGGGGGCAGGGGCACGGGCGGGCGCTGGGCGCGGCGCTGCTCGCCGCGACCGGGAAGCGGCTGCGGGTGTGGGCGCACGGCGGGAAGTCCGCGGCGCGGCATCTCGCGCAGGTCCTCGGCCTCTCGCTCTTCCGCGAACTGCGTCAGCTGCGCCGTCCGTTGGCCCCGCTGGACATCGCGGAGCCGGTGCTGCCGCCCGGCGTCACCATCCGCACCTTCGTACCCGGCGAGGACGACGCCGCCTGGCTCGCGGTGAACCGTGCCGCCTTCGCCCACCACCCGGAGCAGGGCTCGCTGACCCAGCGCGACCTGGACGACCGCAAGGCGGAGCCGTGGTTCGACCCGAAGGGGTTCTTCCTGGCCGAGCGCGACGGCGAGCTGATCGGCTTCCACTGGACGAAGGTGCATGCCGAGGAACAGCTCGGTGAGGTGTACGTCGTCGGCATCCGGCCCGACGCGCAGGGCGGCGGGCTCGGCAAGGCGCTCACCGCGATCGGGCTGCGCCACCTGGCCGCCGAGGCACTGCCGACCGCGATGCTCTACGTGGACGCGGACAACAAGGCGGCGCTGGCCGTCTACGAGCGGATGGGCTTCGCGACGCACGAGGTGGACCTGATGTACCGCACGGAGTCCTGA
- a CDS encoding bifunctional metallophosphatase/5'-nucleotidase: MSATPQKNRASRRVLAAAAGLATMGALVAAMPAGAQDRHGHGHGHHKPGRTVDVQLLSFNDLHGNLEPPDGTAGKVFETQPDGSTKEIWAGGVEYLATSLRTARKGHPYSITAAGGDMVGASPLLSGLFHDEPTIEALNKIDLDVTSVGNHEFDEGATELARLQNGGCHPVEGCYEKNKKFEGADFPYLAANVTNEKSGKPILKPYTVWKKNGVRIGFIGVTLEGTPNVVTANGVKGLKFHDEIETINKYAKELDRQGVKSIVALIHEGGAPASSSYNYDCDSSGAGDGISGPITDIAKGITPKVDALVTGHTHQAYVCTIPDPAGNPRLVTSASSFGKVYTDTTLTYDRRTKDIVRTSVESAGASNPKSANHIVSRDQHGASDMKSLIARWNALAAPIANKPQGYISADIGGRGSKALEKPLGDVIADAQLEGLAPADKGGAVVALMNPGGIRGDLVYASADGKSDGVVTYGEAFTVQPFTNMMNVVDLTGAQLVAALQQQVSGSNEASPKILQVSKGLTYTLDMTKTGAARVVTDTIKLNGEVIDPAKTYRVAMNEFLAGGGDGFAALGQGTNKLVGASDLDLFNAYLAAHSTAETPLAPPAADRITVIQ, encoded by the coding sequence ATGTCAGCGACACCGCAGAAGAACCGCGCATCCCGGCGGGTGCTCGCCGCCGCGGCCGGGCTCGCCACCATGGGCGCGCTCGTCGCCGCGATGCCGGCCGGCGCCCAGGACCGCCACGGCCACGGGCACGGCCACCACAAGCCGGGCCGTACCGTCGACGTACAGCTGCTGTCCTTCAACGACCTGCACGGGAACCTGGAGCCGCCGGACGGCACGGCGGGCAAGGTCTTCGAGACGCAGCCCGACGGCTCGACCAAGGAGATTTGGGCCGGTGGCGTCGAGTACCTCGCGACCTCGCTGCGCACCGCGCGCAAGGGCCACCCGTACTCGATCACCGCGGCCGGTGGTGACATGGTGGGCGCGAGCCCGCTGCTGTCCGGCCTCTTCCACGACGAGCCGACCATCGAGGCGCTCAACAAGATCGACCTCGATGTGACGAGCGTCGGCAACCACGAGTTCGACGAGGGCGCCACCGAGCTGGCCCGCCTCCAGAACGGCGGCTGCCACCCGGTCGAGGGGTGCTACGAGAAGAACAAGAAGTTCGAGGGTGCCGACTTCCCCTACCTCGCCGCCAATGTGACGAACGAGAAGTCCGGCAAGCCGATCCTCAAGCCGTACACGGTGTGGAAGAAGAACGGCGTCAGGATCGGCTTCATCGGGGTGACCCTGGAGGGCACGCCGAACGTGGTCACGGCCAACGGCGTCAAGGGCCTGAAGTTCCACGACGAGATCGAGACGATCAACAAGTACGCCAAGGAGCTGGACCGGCAGGGCGTCAAGTCCATCGTCGCGCTCATCCACGAGGGCGGGGCCCCGGCCTCCAGCTCGTACAACTACGACTGCGACAGCTCCGGCGCCGGTGACGGCATCTCCGGGCCGATCACCGACATCGCCAAGGGCATCACGCCCAAGGTCGACGCCCTGGTCACGGGCCACACCCACCAGGCGTACGTGTGCACGATCCCGGACCCGGCGGGCAACCCGCGCCTGGTCACCTCGGCGTCGTCGTTCGGCAAGGTCTACACGGACACGACCCTCACCTACGACCGCCGCACCAAGGACATCGTCCGTACGTCGGTGGAGTCGGCCGGTGCCTCGAACCCGAAGTCGGCGAACCACATCGTCAGCCGGGACCAGCACGGGGCCTCTGACATGAAGTCCCTGATCGCCCGCTGGAACGCCCTCGCGGCGCCCATTGCGAACAAGCCGCAGGGCTACATCTCCGCCGACATCGGCGGCCGCGGCTCCAAGGCCCTTGAGAAGCCGCTCGGTGACGTGATCGCCGACGCCCAGCTGGAGGGCCTGGCCCCGGCGGACAAGGGCGGGGCGGTCGTCGCCCTCATGAACCCGGGCGGCATCCGGGGGGACCTGGTGTACGCGTCGGCCGACGGCAAGTCCGACGGGGTGGTGACGTACGGGGAGGCGTTCACCGTGCAGCCCTTCACCAACATGATGAACGTCGTCGACCTGACCGGCGCCCAGCTGGTCGCCGCGCTCCAGCAGCAGGTCAGCGGTTCCAACGAGGCCAGCCCGAAGATCCTCCAGGTCTCCAAGGGCCTCACGTACACCCTGGACATGACGAAGACGGGCGCGGCCCGCGTGGTCACCGACACCATCAAGCTCAACGGTGAGGTGATCGACCCGGCCAAGACCTACCGCGTCGCGATGAACGAGTTCCTGGCAGGCGGCGGGGACGGCTTCGCGGCCCTCGGACAGGGCACGAACAAGCTGGTCGGCGCCTCCGACCTGGACCTGTTCAACGCCTACCTGGCGGCCCACTCCACGGCCGAGACCCCGCTGGCCCCGCCGGCGGCGGACCGGATCACGGTCATCCAGTAG